A single genomic interval of Coccidioides posadasii str. Silveira chromosome 1, complete sequence harbors:
- a CDS encoding uncharacterized protein (SECRETED:SignalP(1-22)~EggNog:ENOG410PXV5~COG:S~BUSCO:14216at33183) yields MYPKTIFATFAAVASIFPVALGAGTVIIENQCADDVYLWSTAEKASEMKTFRSGEKYTEQYRLNQNGGGISIKMSLDKSMKDISQVEYTLDGQKVWYDLSNIDGYPFKDGGVSIAPSDSSCPKVYCAAGDAKCKEAYNKSDDNDATKACASTADLHVQLCAEKKGAKLKQKSFIPRHPHARPE; encoded by the coding sequence ATGTATCCCAAGACTATTTTCGCTACCTTCGCTGCTGTCGCTTCTATTTTCCCTGTCGCCTTGGGAGCTGGCACCGTTATCATCGAGAACCAATGCGCTGATGATGTCTATCTTTGGTCCACCGCCGAGAAGGCATCGGAAATGAAGACATTCCGTAGTGGCGAGAAGTACACCGAACAGTACCGCTTGAACCAGAATGGTGGTGGAATCTCGATCAAAATGTCTCTTGACAAAAGCATGAAGGATATATCCCAAGTCGAGTACACCTTAGACGGGCAGAAAGTGTGGTACGACCTCTCCAATATCGACGGCTACCCCTTCAAAGATGGTGGTGTCAGCATCGCTCCATCCGATAGCAGCTGCCCCAAGGTTTATTGTGCAGCAGGTGACGCCAAATGCAAAGAAGCATACAACAAGTCCGATGACAACGATGCCACCAAAGCCTGCGCAAGCACTGCTGACCTCCACGTCCAGCTCTGTGCTGAGAAGAAGGGCGCCAAACTCAAGCAGAAAAGCTTCATTCCCCGCCACCCTCACGCCCGTCCGGAATAG